From the genome of Nicotiana tabacum cultivar K326 chromosome 2, ASM71507v2, whole genome shotgun sequence:
AGTACTGGATCTCTCAAAGGGTAAGGGGGAGGAGGTGTGAATCCATCACTGCAGAGAAATGTCTTCTTGAGAAGATAAGACACGGATTTTCTGCTAATACCATTGTTTGTGTTTTCCAGTTGAGCAGATTCTTGGCCTCTGCCACAAACAAGACTATTACTCCGCTTGAAATTGCTCTCTTTACTTTCTGAATTTTCATCTTCTAAGTTCTGGAGACAGTCAAAGAATTTGTCTAGATCTTTATTTGATCCCTTGGCTGAAGGGGAAATTAGATGTTTTAGTTCTTTGTTAAGCTGCCCAACTTCTTCAGGTGTAAGTTTTTCATCTGGTTGATTCAAATTCCCAGCATTTTTTGGAATACTGTTTTTTCCAAATGTCCCAATAGCAAGCAGTTCATTAGGCCAGTCACCGAATTCTTCTTTGCATGGTTGATGCACCTTTTGATCTATTAATTTTAAGGAGAAATCATATGAGTACAAAGCGGTAGCCCGGAGTACGAAATATTCTGCGTTTACGGCAGGGTCCGAGAAGGATAGTCAGCCTACCCTGACACAAAGTTCAGTGGTTGATTCCACAGCTCGAATCAGTACTGAACTGTAGGTCACACAGAGCAGTCTATCCTGATATAAAGTTCAGTGACTGATTCCACAGTTCAAACCAGTAAACATTAGGTCACACAGAGCAACCTACCCTGACACAAAATTCAGTGGCTGATTCCACAGCTCGAATCAGTGAACGGTAGGTCACACATAGCAACCTATCCTGACACAAAGTTCAGTGGCTGATTCCACAGCTCGAACCAGTGAACGGTAGGTCACACATATCAGCTTACCCTAACACGAAGTTCAGTGGCCGGTACCAGTGAACTGTAAGTCGCACACTGACAACTTTATTGTTGCTCCGTGGCTCTGTGCTGAACAAagcaaataaaaatataaaattaagaaAACTTACAAGTGTCTGTTACTGGGTTCGGCTTGGAGGGGTTTTGCTTTCCATTAATCTTGTTTTGAATCCAATTAAAGATCTATTATCAGCATATAAGGTAAAGGTTAGCAGCTAAAGAATATAATGCTCATTCATATATTTAGGCAAAAATGAGAAGCCTGTCCAACTTACCTTCATTTCGTGGAAAGATGGACTTGAGATTTGAGAACCCTTCAATCTAACTACAGAGGTAGAGATATGATCAATGTGGGCTTGAGAATTGTGTTTAAGCACAAGTCTGTTAAGCCAAAGGAAGTTGAGCTTCTGGCCCTTTTAAATAGAGGTGGAGTTATCTACattctaaatttttaattatttttttatatatatagttcGAGCCATTAACTAAGTAGTGCTAGTATTGGTTCACAATGGCGGAACTAGTATTTCGAGTTTATGAGTTCGAAATTCTTAATCATTTTAAGTTACTGGGtcttaaattaataatttataaattttcaacaaaaattttaAGGTAacactgggttcggccgaacccgcagCCGCTATTATTGGCTCAAGTTCCTATGCAGCCGCATATTTTAGTGTCCTTTACACATGTCATTTTCCATTTCGACCATCGTCCAATTTGAAATCTCAGGCACTATTGTTAATGTAAATAGTGCTTATAAAAGAGCTTAAGATTACCAAGTTGAAAGGGGTAAGCAGAGGCGGATCTGAGATTTCAAGAGGATGTGTGCACTATTGTAAAGATGTGAAcctagaatttatatttgactgaTTTAACTTTAGTCTCTTACCATGACCCACTAcacttttaaaattataggttcaaaattatattctttttgattttttagtaatttttacatatatatatatatatatatatatatatatatatatatatatatatatatatatatatatatatatatatactccctccgAAAACAAGACCGTTCAGATTGGAATTTGAATTGCGAATTTCACTTGTAGAGGTGTACCCAATAATAATTGCACCATAATAGTCTTTGAGCATGGATTCACACACATATATTTaaataatcttgaaaaaatataacATTGTTATGCATGGTTTAGAGAGAAAGTATGAGTTTACGTGAATCCATATTTCTCAACTTGAATACACCTCTGGATCCGTCCGAATAAAAAATCGGACAACTCGATACACGAAACATTTTGTGTTCATGTAGGGTTTGGAGAAGAACCGTATCCCAAAAGGGTCTATCCGAATAGCATAATATAATTAGTTCTACCCATTCTATCTATTGCCAAAAAATATTGTTAGAAAGGAATATGTCTAGGTTCAGTCTCTAATACTACTCTGCAATTTTGTTTGCCCCTTTGTCCCAAACATAGTGTCACAATATTTGGACAGTTAAGCCTCAAGTCTCAAAATGGTACTAGATGTCCGAATATTTTGCATCCTATTCATGGAATACACAAGCACTCGCTATAGCAACTTAATCACTTCAACAACCACAACAATTCGGTGGAATTCCACTAGTGAAGTCTCAAAATGGTACTAGATGTCCGAATATTTTGCATCCTATTCATGTAGTACACAAGCATTCACCATAGCAAGTAAATCAGTTCAAAGAAATTAAATATAAGAATAGCTTCAGGAACTAAATTTGATAGGGTAGTTGGCTTTAGGTTGTAGTTATAATGTCTAAGACGAAAAAAATTGGATTTAATTTAAGTGTGTTGCTTCAAGATAATCCCTTACTCTCATCTATACTAGCCTGTGGCGGAGCCACCTTTATCTAACTGGTATCACTCGATACCTTTTTACCGAAAAATTATAGTATGCTgataatttctttttatttatatataatatatgttaaattctctttatgtgtttatttttttatattattacacTCTTACGGAAAATTCTACCTCCGCCATTGAACCTTAAGTGTAGTTAGTATAAGACAGGATTGTGTCATGTCTACAATTAGTAGATTTCACGTGTGTCAAATTCAGCATTTTTCTGTTTGTCCTAAGATGGATAATAATCTATAGAATTCTAGAAAGGAAAAAGTGATTCATGGGCAAAACTAAAGTAGACATGTCTATACAGTATTTGGAAATAGAAAGAACATAAAAGCAAACCTAAAAGTAGTATGGGAAAAAAttggtttagttgaaaaatgcAGGCCATGTCCTCGTGGGGATGTCCCTCACTAACCGAACCCCCTGgttttttccagaattttttcATCACCTAAACAATTTGACTTGACATGCAAAGACACGATAGGGATGACACATACTCTAATATAAATCATCAATAGTTTCctaaaatactttttctatatcCTCGTTCATATACAAGCAAACTATGCTACTGGTGCTAAAAAAAAGATAGTTCCGTGCACTAAACTCCCGATAGGCGCGAGATCCAAAaaagggtcggaccacaaggaTATATTGTAGTCTAAAATTGAGATGAACAAAATATTGATTGCTCAAACTTTTGATTGGAAGGTCACCTTGCAAATGCTCGAGAAGTACGTCCTTACGTGTAAGCTTGATTCTTTTTCATGAGCTTAATATACATGAAATTTTTTTCTTGGAACTGGATAGTGGAGAGATTCGAATCGAGGACTTATCGATGTGTTGCTCTTATACTATATTGAAGTGTGTGATCATTTGATCTAAcatacttttatttacttaaacaTTCTCGATATGGTGTTACTGTTTCATACGAGAGGTTATCTACATAACTAGCTAGTCTATAACATAAAGATTTGGAGAACATCATATTACTACTAAATCAATCCAGAAATACTCTTAATGTTGTGATATTATCGACTTTGTACATGTTAAAACAACATAATTTTTTCCCGAAAATTCTTAGACTGTTACGAGTGTATATCCTACattttttaatatagtttcttagTTTTAATCAACTTATAATATAAAATTTTGTTCGCACACTCGACGCCCTTACGTATCCTTCCCTCTTTTATCTTCCACTTCCTTTACCTTCATCAATTCTAGCATAATTTTGTCAAAAAATCTCACAAAGGATTGCCAATTTTTACTAGGGACTCCCCAAAAAAGTCACCCAAACACGTGAAGTTGTCCATACCACATGGGTCATTGCCATTTTTACAGATATAGATTTAAGACTTATATATCAAGGGACTTTCCTACTTATCGTGCTATTTGAGAACTCAACCCTACGTGTCAAAGAacaaaaatttgatgaattttgatcgTAACATTATCCAAATAACACGTGTGAAATGTCAAAGGAGTCAAATACTTAAAGGTCAAAGGACTCTCTTTTCTATGTTTAGGTTCCAGGGCattagtaaaaataaaatcattGGTATATATTACTCCATCCTTTTTAATTTAGATGGAATAGTTTGACTTAgcacggagtttaaaaaaaaaaaagaaattttttgaaacttgtggtcttaaaagcttaagtaGTAAAAGCTTTATGgggccatgatatttgtgtgattattaaaatgagtaaaataatgaagagtttaaagttgaattatttcca
Proteins encoded in this window:
- the LOC107798030 gene encoding protein DEEPER ROOTING 1-like, which codes for MKIFNWIQNKINGKQNPSKPNPVTDTYQKVHQPCKEEFGDWPNELLAIGTFGKNSIPKNAGNLNQPDEKLTPEEVGQLNKELKHLISPSAKGSNKDLDKFFDCLQNLEDENSESKESNFKRSNSLVCGRGQESAQLENTNNGISRKSVSYLLKKTFLCSDGFTPPPPYPLRDPVLPQSKFEKSRMEKILRAILHKKIYPQATSPRGTTRKRYLDNRCALESDSEDDTFETLKNGSKWDKSDSDFIVLEI